The Spirosoma radiotolerans genome has a window encoding:
- a CDS encoding DUF349 domain-containing protein gives MANQEQEINQQPEAQNLATDSLAVNTPEDISTPVSEPTTPEPAVEDSETTMSDPVDTAADAQPASVDVVKSAETPNQTPVDESTPEVSSVADTPVPADDSPASTEAIASENTDQPAAESTQETSELVAETTPDASSSTADANSAESTSEATADEEMTAQYAEVHEPEDETSVPSTVDYSHFSKQDFVNLLETQLAAISLASVTPGDFKKADQVLKEVKPLFDQMKRAEREAASQAYIAETGSEEGFEYKYDDAIQRFDELYKLIKSQKNTYFQNLDKAKDTNFASKTELLTRLRELVETDENNAGDPKVSWNEFKKIQDEWKAAGNMNSPHNATLWATYHALVDRYYSNRNIYFELKELDRKRNTNLKTEVIEKVEAMAKAAEETPVTRQTIDEANALFEEYKHIGPAPKAEQEVLWGRMKAALDVLYDKRRGQTNEQRKESAQLYEEKSAIYEELVPITSFTSNSINDWNDKTKAVMALQDRWNAIKGPMPREEGKELSKKFWAALKTFFHNKGEFFRQLESKREENLRAKTELCEQVEAILAAGEESPEITQTVIELQRQWKNIGQVPEKQKNSIFDRFKAACDAFFNKKRSKNQETEREFEGNLASKLALIERIEAAATANADLSQLNEFKKEWNSIGFVPKKDMQATQKRYINAINALVGATGKIPAKDKERIMLQSEAEATRTGGRGDRDRGDYSRGNRDGGNPDNKRESDIRRRITSIENDIATYRNNIEFFARSKNADKLRADIDRKIADAEKQLDDLRHQLRVAQA, from the coding sequence ATGGCAAACCAAGAACAGGAAATTAACCAGCAGCCGGAAGCCCAAAACCTGGCGACTGACTCGCTGGCAGTAAATACTCCCGAAGATATCTCCACACCCGTTTCGGAGCCAACAACTCCAGAACCTGCTGTAGAGGATAGTGAAACAACTATGTCCGATCCAGTAGATACGGCTGCCGACGCACAGCCAGCCTCCGTCGATGTCGTTAAGTCAGCGGAAACACCCAATCAAACACCGGTAGACGAATCAACACCGGAAGTTTCATCTGTAGCAGATACCCCCGTTCCGGCAGACGATAGTCCCGCATCTACTGAGGCCATTGCATCGGAAAATACAGATCAACCAGCCGCTGAATCAACCCAGGAAACAAGTGAGCTGGTTGCCGAAACGACTCCCGATGCTTCGTCCTCCACAGCCGATGCCAACTCAGCGGAGTCTACGTCTGAAGCAACTGCTGATGAAGAGATGACGGCGCAATATGCTGAGGTTCACGAGCCTGAGGATGAAACGTCTGTGCCGTCGACGGTCGATTACAGCCATTTTTCGAAACAGGATTTTGTTAATCTGCTCGAAACTCAATTGGCGGCTATCAGCCTTGCCAGTGTTACGCCCGGTGATTTCAAGAAAGCCGATCAGGTACTGAAAGAAGTAAAGCCACTGTTCGACCAGATGAAGCGGGCCGAGCGGGAAGCGGCTTCTCAGGCATACATTGCCGAAACCGGTTCTGAAGAAGGATTCGAGTATAAGTACGACGACGCCATTCAGCGGTTCGATGAGCTATATAAGCTGATCAAGAGTCAGAAAAATACCTATTTCCAGAATCTGGATAAGGCGAAAGATACCAACTTTGCCTCGAAAACGGAGTTGCTGACCCGCTTGCGCGAACTGGTTGAAACCGACGAAAATAACGCCGGTGATCCGAAAGTAAGCTGGAACGAATTCAAGAAGATCCAGGACGAGTGGAAGGCTGCCGGGAATATGAATTCTCCGCACAACGCTACGCTCTGGGCTACCTATCATGCGCTGGTTGACCGTTATTACAGCAACCGGAACATTTATTTTGAATTAAAAGAACTCGATCGGAAGCGCAATACCAACCTGAAAACGGAAGTAATTGAGAAGGTCGAAGCGATGGCTAAAGCAGCGGAAGAAACCCCCGTTACGCGCCAGACAATCGACGAAGCCAACGCACTGTTCGAAGAGTACAAACACATTGGTCCGGCCCCTAAAGCCGAACAGGAAGTACTGTGGGGCCGTATGAAAGCTGCTTTGGACGTATTGTACGACAAACGCCGGGGCCAAACCAATGAGCAACGGAAAGAATCGGCGCAGTTATACGAAGAAAAGTCGGCCATTTACGAAGAATTAGTGCCCATTACCTCATTTACGTCGAACAGCATTAACGACTGGAACGACAAGACGAAGGCGGTAATGGCTTTGCAGGATCGCTGGAATGCCATCAAAGGGCCAATGCCGCGCGAAGAAGGCAAAGAGCTGAGCAAGAAATTCTGGGCTGCCCTGAAAACGTTCTTTCACAACAAGGGCGAATTCTTCCGGCAACTCGAAAGCAAGCGGGAAGAGAACCTGCGGGCTAAAACCGAACTTTGCGAACAAGTAGAAGCCATCCTGGCAGCAGGCGAGGAGTCGCCCGAAATCACGCAAACGGTTATCGAACTGCAACGCCAGTGGAAGAACATTGGCCAGGTGCCTGAGAAACAGAAGAACTCTATTTTCGACCGGTTCAAAGCCGCCTGTGATGCGTTCTTCAATAAAAAACGGTCGAAGAATCAGGAAACTGAGCGTGAATTTGAGGGGAATCTGGCCAGCAAACTGGCCCTGATCGAACGAATTGAAGCGGCTGCAACCGCTAACGCTGATCTCTCTCAACTCAACGAGTTCAAGAAGGAGTGGAACAGCATCGGTTTTGTTCCGAAGAAAGACATGCAGGCGACCCAGAAGCGGTATATCAATGCGATAAACGCACTGGTAGGGGCAACGGGTAAAATTCCGGCCAAAGACAAAGAGCGGATCATGCTCCAAAGCGAAGCTGAGGCAACGCGTACGGGCGGGCGGGGTGATCGTGACCGGGGCGACTATAGCCGGGGTAATCGCGATGGAGGCAATCCAGATAACAAACGTGAAAGCGACATCCGCCGGCGCATTACCTCCATTGAAAACGATATTGCTACCTATAGGAACAACATCGAGTTTTTTGCCCGTTCAAAAAACGCCGATAAACTCCGTGCTGATATCGATAGGAAAATTGCAGACGCTGAAAAGCAACTGGACGACCTTCGGCATCAGTTGCGGGTAGCGCAGGCGTAA
- a CDS encoding MFS transporter, whose protein sequence is MLTEAPKTTSSTRSLISVIGASSVGTLIEWYDFYIFGSLATVLATKFFPEGNPTAAFLSTLATFAAGFIVRPFGALFFGRLGDLIGRKYTFMVTLMLMGGATFFIGLIPSYETIGYLAPTLVLVLRLLQGLALGGEYGGAATYVAEYSPVGQRGYWTSWIQTTATIGLFVSLLVILLTRKSMSKDDFDEWGWRVPFLVSILMVFISYIIRKNMHESPLFAKAKAEGKTSTNPLKESFGNKYNFKFVLLALFGATMGQGVVWYTGQFYAMNFVKTVCNVDPIQSDELMTVALLMGTPFFVVFGWLSDKIGRKGIMLSGMLVAILSYRTIYESMYQTTNVKNKQEITKGFSADSTVTPDPKVAGGTILTRTIKRTYTDGTLLTEVTKLKRSADPTTAPARPDIKKTVKLNDGDRWSLIWLVFIQVIFVTLVYGPIAAFLVEMFPVKIRYTSMSLPYHIGNGVFGGLLPAVATYLATGANEANMAADKAGKALPYAAPYLEGLWYPIIVAGVSLLIGLFYIRNRAQVVD, encoded by the coding sequence ATGCTTACAGAAGCACCTAAAACTACGTCCAGCACACGCAGTTTGATCAGCGTTATCGGGGCCTCGTCGGTCGGTACGCTCATTGAGTGGTACGACTTTTACATTTTCGGATCGCTGGCCACTGTGCTGGCCACGAAGTTTTTCCCGGAAGGCAACCCAACGGCAGCGTTCCTCTCGACGCTGGCGACGTTTGCGGCCGGGTTTATTGTGCGTCCCTTTGGTGCCCTTTTCTTTGGCCGGCTGGGCGATCTGATCGGGCGTAAATATACGTTTATGGTCACCCTCATGCTGATGGGTGGCGCCACCTTCTTCATTGGTCTGATTCCGAGTTACGAGACGATTGGCTACCTGGCGCCTACGCTGGTTCTGGTACTTCGCCTGCTTCAGGGGCTCGCGCTGGGTGGTGAATATGGAGGTGCGGCTACCTACGTGGCCGAGTACTCACCCGTAGGCCAACGCGGCTACTGGACCTCCTGGATACAGACCACAGCGACCATTGGCCTGTTTGTGTCGTTGCTGGTTATCCTGCTTACCCGAAAGTCCATGTCGAAAGACGATTTTGACGAGTGGGGTTGGCGCGTTCCCTTCCTGGTATCGATTCTAATGGTGTTTATCTCCTACATCATCCGGAAAAACATGCACGAATCGCCCCTGTTTGCCAAAGCGAAAGCGGAGGGAAAAACCTCGACCAATCCGCTCAAGGAAAGCTTTGGCAACAAATACAATTTCAAATTCGTGTTGCTGGCCCTGTTTGGAGCGACCATGGGACAGGGCGTTGTGTGGTATACCGGCCAGTTCTACGCCATGAATTTTGTTAAAACGGTCTGTAATGTCGACCCCATTCAGTCCGATGAGTTGATGACGGTGGCCCTGCTCATGGGTACTCCTTTCTTTGTGGTCTTTGGCTGGTTATCAGATAAAATCGGTCGTAAGGGTATTATGCTATCCGGTATGCTGGTGGCCATCCTCTCCTACCGAACTATTTATGAGTCGATGTATCAGACGACCAATGTTAAGAATAAGCAGGAGATTACCAAGGGTTTCTCGGCCGATTCGACCGTAACGCCTGACCCCAAAGTAGCGGGGGGCACGATCCTGACAAGAACCATCAAGCGTACCTATACCGATGGCACCCTGCTAACCGAGGTGACCAAACTCAAGCGGTCAGCCGACCCGACTACTGCACCAGCCAGACCCGACATCAAAAAAACGGTGAAACTAAATGATGGGGATCGCTGGTCGCTGATTTGGCTGGTGTTTATTCAGGTAATCTTTGTCACACTGGTCTACGGTCCAATTGCGGCCTTTCTGGTCGAGATGTTTCCCGTCAAGATTCGGTATACGTCCATGTCGCTGCCGTATCATATTGGCAATGGTGTCTTTGGCGGGTTGCTGCCCGCCGTGGCAACGTATCTGGCTACCGGTGCCAACGAAGCCAACATGGCTGCGGACAAAGCCGGAAAGGCCTTGCCCTATGCCGCTCCATATCTGGAAGGACTCTGGTATCCAATCATTGTGGCAGGGGTCAGCTTACTGATTGGCCTTTTCTACATCAGGAATCGCGCTCAGGTTGTTGACTAA
- a CDS encoding DUF6814 family protein, translated as MNTVKRYLGIVWLALAALAGYFGITTLGLPKLTSGKTDDLVFGIIIVFVLMPLIVGGLIRFGLYALQGEYDD; from the coding sequence ATGAACACCGTAAAACGATACCTGGGCATCGTCTGGCTGGCACTGGCCGCGCTGGCTGGTTACTTTGGCATCACGACGTTGGGCTTGCCCAAACTTACTTCCGGCAAAACAGACGATCTGGTTTTCGGTATCATCATCGTCTTCGTCCTGATGCCCCTGATCGTGGGCGGTCTGATCCGATTTGGCCTCTATGCACTCCAGGGCGAATACGACGACTGA
- the pdxH gene encoding pyridoxamine 5'-phosphate oxidase, whose protein sequence is MPSAISDLRNEYTLNGLDTTDVLPDPFAQFRLWFDAALQAGVPEPNAMHLSTVTAEGHPDGRIVLLKDVSETGFTFYTNYESRKGRELTQQPFAALTFFYPQLERQIRIEGTVEKVSDEESDAYFSSRPRGSQIGAWVSHQSSVIDSRAVLEQRQRDLETEFAGKAVPRPPYWGGFRVVPHTLEFWQGRPSRLHDRIQYHRTALTQPWQVERLAP, encoded by the coding sequence ATGCCTTCAGCAATCAGCGACTTACGAAATGAATATACCTTAAACGGGTTAGACACCACGGATGTTTTACCAGACCCGTTTGCTCAATTTCGGCTTTGGTTCGATGCCGCCCTACAGGCGGGCGTTCCCGAACCCAACGCCATGCATTTGAGTACGGTGACCGCTGAAGGACATCCTGACGGGCGAATTGTACTGCTTAAAGATGTGTCGGAGACGGGGTTTACCTTCTACACAAACTACGAAAGCCGCAAGGGGCGCGAACTGACTCAACAACCGTTTGCGGCTCTGACTTTCTTTTATCCTCAGCTCGAACGCCAGATCCGCATTGAGGGCACTGTCGAGAAAGTAAGTGACGAAGAATCCGATGCCTATTTCAGCAGTCGCCCGCGCGGCAGCCAGATTGGGGCCTGGGTATCGCACCAAAGTTCCGTTATCGACAGCCGCGCCGTGCTGGAACAGCGGCAGCGCGACCTGGAAACTGAGTTTGCCGGTAAAGCCGTGCCACGCCCACCCTATTGGGGCGGATTTAGGGTGGTGCCCCATACGCTGGAGTTCTGGCAGGGTCGGCCCAGCCGGTTACACGACCGCATTCAGTACCACCGGACGGCGCTTACTCAACCCTGGCAAGTGGAGCGGCTGGCGCCCTAG
- a CDS encoding leucine-rich repeat domain-containing protein, which yields MISSLRYFYNQPIHLLLLWLGLLLGLTRSTTAQSYNPNGTTVAGGNDRGSAPNQLFNPLGIYVDPTGNLYVTDTYNQRIQKWAPGATSGTTVAGGNGVGDAPNQFNYPQGVWVDPAGNVYVADYGNYRIQKFAPGSSQGVTVAGGHGQGTAANQFYFANDVAVDAAGNIYVADAENYRVQKWVPGASSGTTVASGIEALGLYLDAAGNIYVADGGNSRILKFTPGSSQGLIVAGGNGRGSAANQLANPENVWVDPAGNIYVADQLNHRIQKWAPGATSGTTVAGGNGIGNAANQFIQPPDVALDAAGNIYVVDPTNNRVQRFSLLPTLTGLSASPNPVCVGSPVSFTARVGNVSGVYNYTLTNGAGSAKQGTATSTVFSQSLVAAGSGSQSFTLTVNNGGSVATTTTSLMVTAQSPDFQPLVDLYNSTGGPTWASKTGWLSGCSPCGWYGVTCDGNGRVTGLNLNNNNLTGTLPASLSTLTALKSLELGANTLSGGIPTAISSLTALQTLNLSRTQLGGTIPQSLGQLTQLQNLLLNQSELTGSLPASLGNLTQLQNLQLYSNQLSGCFPGNYTSLCGRSQISFIGNTNLPGGGDFAAFCSNGTGSELVISQAPSSATACVGSAFSFAFVARGAASYQWYKDGQRLAESGPVLSFSSVSAADGGTYQVYINYSCRPGAVQSDYFTLTARSDGTCAPGPDLSPTLNLPQANFTASGPGSVRNLTMIIEETVNKATSGVIGLTLTAPLGYSLSFDPALNSINVSGGTSNPVSVNNTNWEVRSSNLRQLMLVSKAGQQISANGISVIGVSLSRVGASVGSANLTVNVNDDATNGYDSNPLNNIYVRVINAL from the coding sequence ATGATTTCATCTCTACGTTATTTTTATAATCAACCAATCCATCTCTTGCTGCTCTGGCTGGGTCTGTTACTAGGCCTGACCAGGTCGACGACCGCCCAATCCTATAATCCTAACGGCACAACCGTGGCTGGGGGGAATGACCGGGGCAGCGCGCCTAATCAACTGTTTAACCCACTAGGCATCTACGTAGATCCTACAGGCAACCTTTATGTGACCGATACGTATAATCAACGGATTCAAAAGTGGGCACCCGGGGCCACGTCTGGCACGACTGTGGCCGGGGGCAATGGGGTAGGCGACGCGCCCAATCAGTTTAATTATCCCCAGGGCGTGTGGGTGGACCCGGCGGGCAATGTCTATGTGGCTGATTACGGCAACTACCGCATCCAGAAGTTTGCTCCGGGTTCCAGCCAGGGCGTTACCGTAGCGGGGGGCCATGGACAGGGCACTGCGGCCAATCAGTTCTATTTTGCAAACGACGTGGCTGTAGACGCAGCGGGCAATATCTATGTGGCCGATGCCGAAAATTACAGGGTTCAGAAATGGGTACCGGGTGCGAGCAGTGGCACGACTGTAGCTAGCGGTATTGAAGCCCTGGGCCTGTATTTGGATGCAGCGGGCAATATCTATGTGGCCGATGGGGGGAACAGTCGCATTCTGAAGTTTACTCCGGGGTCCAGCCAGGGCTTGATCGTGGCCGGAGGCAATGGCCGGGGCAGCGCGGCTAACCAGTTAGCCAATCCTGAGAATGTGTGGGTGGACCCAGCGGGGAACATTTATGTGGCCGACCAATTGAACCACCGCATTCAAAAGTGGGCACCCGGGGCCACGTCTGGCACGACTGTGGCTGGAGGCAATGGAATAGGCAACGCGGCTAATCAATTCATTCAACCACCGGATGTGGCGCTGGACGCAGCGGGTAACATCTATGTAGTCGACCCGACCAATAATCGGGTTCAGCGGTTTAGCCTGCTGCCCACCCTTACTGGCCTGTCAGCTAGTCCCAATCCCGTGTGTGTGGGTAGTCCCGTTAGTTTCACCGCTAGGGTGGGCAACGTATCGGGAGTCTATAACTATACGCTCACCAATGGGGCAGGCAGTGCTAAACAGGGTACGGCTACCAGCACCGTCTTTAGCCAGAGCCTGGTAGCGGCTGGCTCCGGAAGCCAGAGTTTCACCCTCACGGTGAATAACGGGGGGAGTGTAGCCACCACTACGACCAGCCTGATGGTAACGGCTCAAAGTCCGGACTTCCAGCCTCTGGTTGATCTATACAACAGCACGGGCGGACCCACCTGGGCCAGCAAAACGGGCTGGCTCAGCGGCTGCTCGCCCTGCGGCTGGTACGGGGTCACCTGCGATGGTAATGGCCGGGTAACGGGACTCAACCTGAACAATAACAACCTCACGGGCACCCTGCCCGCCAGCTTATCAACCCTAACGGCTCTTAAAAGCCTTGAGTTGGGCGCAAACACCCTGAGCGGTGGTATTCCTACAGCTATCTCCAGCCTGACGGCCCTGCAAACGCTTAACCTTAGCCGGACTCAACTGGGTGGTACCATTCCACAAAGCCTGGGCCAACTCACCCAATTGCAGAATCTGCTGCTCAATCAGAGTGAGCTCACCGGCTCGTTGCCCGCCAGCCTGGGCAATCTTACTCAGCTTCAGAACCTGCAACTTTATTCCAATCAACTCAGTGGTTGTTTTCCTGGAAACTATACGTCGCTGTGCGGACGTTCACAAATCAGCTTTATAGGCAACACCAACCTGCCCGGTGGTGGCGACTTTGCCGCCTTCTGTAGCAATGGCACCGGCAGTGAGCTGGTCATCAGTCAGGCCCCCAGCTCGGCGACCGCCTGCGTGGGTAGCGCCTTCAGCTTCGCATTCGTGGCCCGAGGAGCAGCCAGCTACCAGTGGTATAAAGACGGACAGCGGCTGGCCGAGTCGGGTCCGGTATTGAGCTTTTCCAGTGTGAGTGCTGCAGATGGCGGCACGTATCAGGTCTACATCAACTACAGCTGTCGGCCCGGGGCTGTTCAATCGGATTACTTTACGTTGACGGCACGCTCGGACGGTACTTGTGCCCCAGGGCCAGACCTGTCTCCCACTCTAAACTTACCCCAAGCCAACTTCACAGCCTCGGGACCCGGGTCGGTCCGAAATCTGACGATGATAATCGAAGAGACTGTCAACAAAGCCACTAGTGGGGTGATTGGCTTAACGCTGACTGCTCCGCTGGGTTACAGCCTTAGCTTTGATCCGGCCTTGAACAGCATCAATGTGTCAGGAGGCACTTCCAATCCGGTCTCTGTCAACAATACCAACTGGGAAGTGCGGTCAAGCAATCTCCGACAACTGATGCTGGTCAGTAAAGCCGGCCAGCAGATCAGCGCCAATGGGATATCGGTAATTGGGGTGAGTCTAAGTCGGGTAGGGGCCAGTGTGGGTTCAGCCAACCTGACGGTCAATGTCAACGACGATGCCACGAATGGATATGACAGTAATCCACTTAATAACATCTACGTGCGTGTCATTAACGCCTTGTAA
- a CDS encoding helix-turn-helix transcriptional regulator, with product MATRFVCLLAFGICFSLALSATPFLHQLEKATPTRRVILLLNQFDTSVVITKNRAYAFRLLNEVNELANKADDDQLARYSRYLRDTYAKNTSLSNAQKATLFLAVSKRAAEDDDPQIAAICQHFAGQYYFLSEEYGKAFEHLLAANNGFRQIGYPNIPEISRYLYELAFDYYYFGEYDKTIRLLNESAHYPPFNSNLAIQTYNTLGLAHNLLHYNKTGSDGSPLAERNFRKARQLAISYGDSLWVGIVSVNLAGENAFLKKWSAALPLYRQSYRLIRRFGQRRELPSEAALQIGFVFFQLGNLDSCRYYLERTAQFRQQQRTRQFATNLQDEYGTVRYYDLSRLYYKAVGNLPLAYRYLDSLAVLKERINKRYNSERLSLVNQRLMIQQHQSEVAAIDVEKNAQQTLFWLVSAGLTLLVGLILWLYHLSQLRRRQERVIEAEKEKSMRLEKQLVEEELSQAKADLARFVDNLSQKEALIDTITAQLADRAPNTYSIAETRQNLVNSSLLTNDDWDEFRRRFERVYPGFFWQLKTQFSDLSPAEERLLALSKLKIDSRQMSQMLGISPESIRKTRYRLRKKLGLEGDSPLLNLLNEPQDTPKTPD from the coding sequence ATGGCTACTCGTTTTGTATGTTTATTAGCTTTTGGTATATGTTTTTCTCTGGCCTTATCTGCTACACCATTCCTTCACCAATTAGAAAAAGCAACACCCACCCGTCGGGTAATCTTGCTACTGAATCAGTTTGATACCTCAGTGGTCATCACCAAAAACCGCGCCTACGCGTTTCGGCTTTTAAATGAGGTGAATGAACTGGCAAACAAAGCCGACGATGATCAACTGGCACGCTACAGCCGATATTTACGAGATACTTACGCTAAAAATACCTCGCTGAGCAATGCTCAGAAAGCTACTCTCTTTTTGGCTGTCAGTAAGCGGGCCGCCGAGGACGATGATCCACAGATTGCCGCCATTTGCCAGCACTTTGCCGGGCAATATTATTTTCTAAGCGAAGAATATGGCAAAGCATTTGAGCATCTATTGGCGGCCAACAACGGGTTTCGGCAAATCGGCTACCCGAACATCCCCGAGATCAGCCGGTATCTCTACGAACTAGCCTTCGATTATTATTACTTTGGGGAGTATGACAAGACGATCCGTTTACTGAATGAATCGGCCCACTATCCTCCCTTCAATTCAAACCTGGCCATCCAGACCTATAATACACTGGGACTGGCCCATAATCTACTCCATTATAATAAGACGGGAAGCGATGGGTCTCCGTTAGCCGAACGTAATTTTCGTAAAGCCCGTCAGTTGGCTATTTCTTACGGAGATTCGTTGTGGGTGGGTATTGTGTCCGTCAACTTAGCTGGCGAAAATGCATTCCTGAAGAAATGGTCGGCGGCCCTGCCCTTATACCGGCAAAGCTATAGGCTGATCCGCCGATTCGGCCAAAGGCGGGAATTACCCAGTGAGGCAGCCCTGCAAATCGGTTTTGTCTTTTTTCAACTGGGTAACCTGGACAGCTGTCGCTATTATCTGGAACGAACGGCCCAGTTTCGTCAACAGCAGCGAACCCGTCAGTTTGCTACCAATTTGCAAGATGAATATGGTACTGTCCGCTACTATGATCTGTCCCGGCTTTACTATAAAGCGGTGGGCAACTTACCGCTGGCATACCGGTACCTGGATAGCTTGGCGGTTTTAAAAGAACGCATTAATAAACGCTACAATTCTGAACGCCTATCGCTGGTCAATCAACGACTCATGATTCAGCAGCATCAGTCGGAGGTAGCCGCGATTGATGTCGAAAAAAATGCCCAGCAAACGCTGTTTTGGCTGGTGTCTGCCGGGCTGACGTTGCTGGTCGGGCTCATTTTGTGGCTCTACCACCTCAGCCAACTCCGTCGCCGGCAGGAGCGGGTTATTGAGGCTGAAAAGGAAAAATCGATGCGCCTGGAAAAGCAATTAGTGGAGGAGGAACTGAGCCAGGCCAAGGCAGATTTAGCGAGGTTCGTGGATAACCTAAGTCAGAAGGAGGCTCTCATTGATACCATTACTGCCCAACTGGCAGACCGCGCCCCCAATACCTATTCAATTGCCGAGACCCGACAGAATTTGGTTAACTCCAGCCTGTTGACAAATGACGACTGGGACGAGTTTCGCCGACGGTTCGAGCGGGTGTATCCGGGCTTTTTCTGGCAGCTGAAAACCCAGTTTTCTGATCTGAGCCCCGCCGAAGAGCGGCTGCTGGCCCTATCTAAACTCAAGATTGATTCCCGCCAGATGAGCCAGATGCTGGGTATCTCACCCGAATCGATCCGTAAAACTCGCTATCGACTCCGCAAAAAACTGGGACTAGAGGGTGATTCTCCGCTGCTGAATCTGCTGAACGAACCGCAGGATACGCCAAAGACCCCTGACTGA